The Verrucomicrobiota bacterium genome includes the window TTTTCAGCCATGCCGGATGCTTATGAATGCCAGCGATGCACCGCCTGTTGCCAATGGCCAGGCCAGGTGAAGATTACCGGGGCGGAGATTGCCCGGTTGGCGTCATTTTTTGGAGTGTCTGAAGATGAGTTTATTCAAAACCACACCCGGCTGCAGGCGGATCGCAAGGGGCTGGCGCTGCTGGAAAAGGAGAACGGGGAATGTGTGTATCTCAACGGCCAGGAATGCGTGATCGAAGCCGTTAAACCGCAACAGTGCCGGGATTTTCCCAATCGCTGGAATTTTCCCGGATTCGAGCAGGTATGCCGGGCAAGAGTGGTGCGGAAAGGGGAATAGTGGGGTGACCGCAGTTTGGCCCGCAACTATCTACGAGGCGTGAAAAACGTCTGGGCTAAAGTGCCGCGTTCGGTACGGATAATTGTGCCGGCCCCAATGTTTTTCCGTTTGAACCAACCTTGTGGCACCTCCAGCACGTATTGAATCTGATCCGAAACAGAAGGCACCGCAGTCTCATTGAGTGGATGCAAGTCCACGATTTCCCGGATTACCCCTTCGGAATCCACATAGGCCGCCGAAAGGGGGACTTTGGTATTCCGCATGTAAAAGGCCTGTTGAGAGGGGTAGTTAAAAACAAACAGCATGGCTTCCTGATCGGTCATGTTGGTGCGGTACATCATGCCGGTCATGCGTTGGACATCCGTGAGCGCCAATTCGGTGGTCAATTCCTGGGGGCCTAGCCAGACCCTCAGAGTGGTCAGTTTGGGCTGTGCCCGATCCAGATACCCGAAGGCGGTCACGCGCGGTTCGGCATTGGTTGGGGCAGGGGATG containing:
- a CDS encoding DUF192 domain-containing protein; its protein translation is MNWRWRTFVWVACLWLAIGCDSSDRAKTPSPAPTNAEPRVTAFGYLDRAQPKLTTLRVWLGPQELTTELALTDVQRMTGMMYRTNMTDQEAMLFVFNYPSQQAFYMRNTKVPLSAAYVDSEGVIREIVDLHPLNETAVPSVSDQIQYVLEVPQGWFKRKNIGAGTIIRTERGTLAQTFFTPRR
- a CDS encoding YkgJ family cysteine cluster protein produces the protein MTWIAGSFTFSAMPDAYECQRCTACCQWPGQVKITGAEIARLASFFGVSEDEFIQNHTRLQADRKGLALLEKENGECVYLNGQECVIEAVKPQQCRDFPNRWNFPGFEQVCRARVVRKGE